GATTGGTCCGTTCCGTTGGTGTGCGCTTTCCGGCGATCCTGAGGATATCTACAAGACCGACGCCAAGGTGAAGGAACTCATTCCGGATGATGAGCATCTTCACAATTGGCTCGACATGGCCAGGGAACGGATTTCGTTCCAGGGACTGCCAGCCCGGATTTGCTGGGTTGGTCTTGGCCAACGCCACCGGTTGGGTCTTGCCTTTAACGAAATGGTCCGCAACGGTGAGCTGAAGGCCCCGGTCGTCATTGGCCGCGATCATCTGGACAGTGGGTCCGTGGCGTCTCCGAACCGGGAAACTGAATCCATGAAAGATGGCTCAGACGCGGTGTCAGATTGGCCGCTTTTGAACGCACTTTTGAACACTGCGTCTGGCGCAACCTGGGTGTCTTTGCACCATGGTGGTGGTGTCGGCATGGGGTTCTCGCAGCATTCGGGCATGGTCATTTGCTGTGATGGAACGGATGATGCCGCGCGCCGGATTGAGCGTGTGCTTTGGAATGATCCGGCGACCGGTGTGATGCGGCATGCCGATGCGGGTTACGAAATTGCGCTGGATTGCGCAAAAGAACAGGGATTGAACCTGCCGGGTATCCTTGAGAGATAAAAACAACGGCGGACAGCCCTCCAATCACCTTTGACAAAGAGGACAAGATGAAAAGACGTGATTTTCTGAAAGCCGGTGCAATCGGCGCAACAGGTGCAGCAGCGACTACGCTCGCAGCACCTGCCATTGCTCAAGATGTCCGCCAGTGGCGCATGGTTACAGCCTGGCCGAAGAACCTGCCAGGACCAGGCGTTGCTGCGCAGATGCTTGCGGACCGTATCACGACGCTTTCAAGCGGGCGCATCGAGGTTAAGCTGTTTGCCGCCGGGGAAATCGTTCCGGGCAATGGCGTTTTCGATGCCGTCGGGCAGGGAACTGCTGAGCTTTATCATGCGGTCCCGGCCTACTGGGGTTCCAAGTCCAAGGGCATCCTGCTGTTTGGGTCCCAGCCGTTTGGTCTTACGGCTCCCGAACAAGCCGGCTGGTTGATCCATGGTGGTGGCCAGGCGCTTTATGATGAAATGTACGGACGCTTCAATCTGAAGCCGTTCTTGTGCGGCAACTCCGGTCCGCAATGGGCTGGCTGGTTCCGCAACGAGATCAACAGTGTTGACGATCTCAAAGGCTTGAAGTTCCGCTCAACGGGTCTTGCGTCAGAAATGTGCTCCAAGCTCGGCATGGCTGTACAGGCCATGAGCGGCCCGGCTATGTTCCAGGCACTTCAGTCTGGCGCCCTTGATGCTGGCGAGTTCATCGGCCCGTGGACGGACAGCGCGCTCGGTTACTACCAGATCGCCAAGAACTACTATTGGCCTGGGGTTGGTGAACCGTCTTCCGCTGAAGAATGCGCGGTCAATCTGGATGCTTACAACGAACTGCCGGATGATCTCAAAGAGGTCGTCACGCAAGCGTGTTCCAGCCTCTACAACGATGTCCTGACCGAGTACAACACCAAGCACGCACAGGCTTTGACGGGTCTCGTCAACGATCATGGCGTGATGGTGCGTAAGCTCCCGGACGATGTGATCGTGGCGATGGGGAATGCAGCTGGTGAAGTGATCGCGGACCTGCGTGCAGACAGCGACGATCTGGTCAAGCAGATCACGGAGAGCTTCCTCGGCTATCGCAAACTGATGCGCGATTACATGCCCTACGCTGACAATGGCCAGATGAACGCGCGTCTGCTGGACTACAAGTACGACTGATCGTCGGCAATGTAAGGCACAGCCTTGCCTTCAGCGATCGGAGAAGTGGAAACCCTCTCCGGTCGCTACAGCATGACTTGACCATCTGGTCCGGCTCCTCACGATGAGGGGTGACCAAGTAAGAAAAACAGGAACCAACCGCGATGGAAAAGTTTGCGGGTGTGCTGGAGCGCTTGAACTCGTTTATAGGCAACACCCTGTGCTGGGCCGCGCTGGGCATGCTGATGTTGCAGTTCGTGATTGTGCTTCTGCGCTATGTTTTTGGCTACAGCTTTATCTTTCTCGACGAAGGCGTTTTGTATTTCCATGCAGCCATCTTCATGCTCGGCGCAGGGTACACGTTCCTGGTCAATGCCCATGTACGGGTGGATATTTTCTATGCCAAGGCAAGCGAGCGCACACAGGCCTGGATCGACATCTTTGGCCATCTGTTCCTGCTGACGCCAGCGTTGCTTATTCTGTTGTGGTTCTCTTGGCCGACTGTGCGCAGCAGCTGGGCAATACTCGAGGGGCCGATTTCTGTTGGCGGGATCCCGGCCTCCTTCCTGTTGAAGACCCTCATTCCGGCCTACTGTATTCTTTTGCTCGTTCAAGGCGCAGCTGCCCTGATCCGTGATATCTCCCGTCTGAAAGCCACCGCTGCATGAGCCTTCCTCTTGACTTGATGATGTTCGGGGCGCTGATCGCCTTTATTCTTTTGGGCTATCCGGTGGCCTTCACGATTGCCGGCGTTGCAACCGGCTTCGCGCTTCTTGGCTGGATGCTTGGGGACTTCAACATTCAGCTTATGGGCGCCATGGGTCAGCGGTTCTTTGGAGTTCTGACCAACCCTGTGCTCACCGCCATCCCACTGTTCGTGTTGATGGGGGTGATACTTGAAAAAAGCCGGATTGCCGAGGATCTTCTTGAAACGATGGGCCGACTGTTCGGCAAGATGAATGGCGGCCTTGGTGTCTCCGTCGTTCTGGTTGGCGCTCTGCTGGCCGCCTCGACCGGTATTGTCGGCGCAACGGTCGTTGCAATGGGTTTGATCGCCCTGCCGACCATGTTGCGCAACGGGTATGATCCGAAATTGGCCTCCGGCATGGTTTGCACAGCCGGTACACTTGGTCAGATCATCCCGCCCTCGACCCTTTTGATCATCCTTGCCGATGTCATGTCGAATGCCTTCCAGCAGGCGCAATATGCGCAAGGCAAGTTCACGATCGAAACCATCTCTGTTGGTCAGACCTTTGCCGCTGCGATGGTACCCGGACTTTTGCTCGTAGCAGTCTATTGCGTCTATATCATTGGTCGGGCGAAGCTTTTTCCGGGCGACGCTCCTGCAATGAAGGAGAGTGTTGAGCCACCAAGCGGCGTTGAAATCGCATCCGCAATCGTGCCGCCGATCCTACTAATTATTGCTGTCTTGGGCTCGATCCTTGGCGGTGTAGCATCTCCGAATGAAGCCGCTTCTGTCGGCGCCGTTGGAGCTATCTTGCTGGCTGGCCGGCGGTTGGGCGTGCCGGTCAAACTCATCGTTCTGGCGACGTTTGCCTTGCTGGTACTTGCAGTTTCGGCTGCGGCCTTTCCCGTTCGCCTTCAAAGATCAGACGTGACGATTGGTGGCTATGTGCTTGCCGCGATCTATGCCGGGCTCGCCCTCTTTTCGCTGGGCGTCGTCCTCAAAATCTTGCGCGCGGCATTTGCCGACGGGCTTTTGAAGTCGTCATTGCTGTCGACCCTGACCGTAACATCGATGATCTTTGCAACCATCCTGATGGCGAGCTTTTTCAGTCTGGTATTTGTCGGCCTGGGCGGGGAAGACCGGGTTCATGAGCTTTTGAAGGAAATGCCTGGCGGCGCCACGGGCGCGCTGATCTTCGCCATGCTGTTCGTCTTCGTGTTGGGCTTCTTCCTAGACTTTGTCGAGATCTCGGTGATCCTGCTGCCCGTCTTGATCCCGCCGCTCATCCTGATGGGTATTGATCCGATCTGGCTCACGGTTCTGATCGCAATCAATCTGCAAACGTCTTTCCTGACGCCGCCTTTCGGATTCTCGCTATTCTATCTGCGCGGCGCTGCGCCGAAGGAAATCACCACCGGACAGATCTATCGTGGTGTTGTTCCGTTTATCGGACTGCAAATCGCCGCTGTTGCGATTCTTTGGATGTTCCCGATCATCGCGACCTGGCTGCCTCGCTGGCTCTATTAAAAATTCAAAGAAAAAACGGGCGGCCGAAACCGCCCGGTGTCCGGATCTATTTCTTCCGCGAGGGGCCTTCGCGCTCAGACGAGGCCGCCCAAAGATTGATGTTGGCGTCTTTGGCTGTCGCATCGATTTCCTGAAGCTCGGCCTCAGTGAATTCGAGATTGTTAAGCGCGCCGACACAGTCAATCACTTGGGCTGCACGGCTTGCCCCAATCAGGGCTGTCGTGACGCGGCCGCCTCTCAAAACCCAGGCGAGTGCCATCTGCGCCAGTGTCTGCCCGCGCCGCTCGGCGATGGCGTTGAGTGTCCGGATGGTCGCAAGGTTCTCATCGCTGAGGAATTGGTCCTGCAGGGATTTGCCCTGCGTGGCCCGGCTGCCTTCAGGAATGTCCTTCAGATACTTGTTTGTCAGCATGCCTTGGGCGAGTGGGGAAAAGGCAATGGAACCAATGCCGAGATCGTCCAAGGTGTCCAGAAGCCCGTCTTCTTCCACCCATCGGTTGATCATGGAATAGCTCGGCTGATGGATCAGACATGGAGTGCCGAGCTCCTTCAGGATTGCCGCTGCCTCTTGTGTCCGTTTGGTGTTGTAGGAGGAGATGCCGACATATAGCGCTCGTCCGGAGCGGACAATGTGGTCCAATGCCATCATGGTTTCTTCCAATGGCGTGTCCGGGTCGAACCTGTGTGAATAGAAGATGTCGACATAGTCGAGACCCATGCGCTTAAGGGATTGGTCGCAGGACGCAATCAGGTATTTTCGGCTGCCCCATTCGCCATAAGGCCCAGGCCACATGTCGTAGCCGGCCTTGGACGAAATGATCATCTCGTCCCGATACGGCGCAAAGTCGGTGCGCAGGAGTTCGCCGAATGCGCTTTCCGCGGAGCCCTTTGCCGGACCATAATTGTTGGCAAGGTCGAAGTGGGTGATGCCGAGATCAAAAGCGGTCCGCGCGATTTCCTGTTTGCGCTGGTGCGGGGTGTCATCGCCAAAATTGTGCCAAAGCCCCAGAGAAATGAGCGGCAGTTTCAATCCGGACCTACCACAGCGGCGGTAGTCCATGCTGGTGTAACGGTCGGGCGATGCGGTCCAGGTCATTGCGTCTCCATTTGGCTGGTTTTTTCCAAGCAACACTGTTTCGGAATGTCGATGGAGGGGGACGCTGTCTTCGCACTAAAGGCAGGTGATGTGAAGTATGGACTGAAGTGCTGATGAAAAAGAGGCTTGCGGCAGGCTGCGCTGCCGCAAGCAAGGTGGGGGAGGAATTAGGCGCCGAACATGTCGGTGGTGATGCCTTTGTACCAGCCGATCGACTCTTCATAGGTCGCTTGACGGAGACCTGCATCTTCACCGGTCTGGCTGATGAATTTCGAGGTGGACGCGATTTTTTCTTCTGCCGGGGCATATTGTGCGCCGACTTTTACGCCGTCGTTGGTCTCGATCAGGCTCCAGCAGGTATTGGAGTATTTTGCCGGGAAAACACGGGACCCGGTGAGGTCACCGCGAATGGTCATGGCTGCCACCTTGGCCTGGCTGTTCGCCGAGAAGCCGGACTTTGGCATGTCGCCGGCGATGCAGGCATCTCCGATAACAAAGATGGAATCGTCTTCCTTGGAGCGCATGGATGCCGGATCAATGGCACAGAACCCGCTGTCATTGGCAAGTGCGGCCTTGGAAGCGATCATGCCCGCCTTTTGCGCCGGGATGACGTTCACCAAATCGCCCTGGAAGGTGTCCAGGTCCGTTTCGACCTCCCCGGTTGACGCATCGACCTTGACGATGCCGCCATGCACATCCGGTCCATACCATTCGATCATGCCGGGATAGTGCTTGTCCCAGCCTTCCTGGAAAAGCGCCTGTTTGGAGAACTTCGGCTTGGGATCAATGATGACGATCTTGCTGTCGTTCAGCCCCTTGGATTTAAGAATATGCGCCATCATCGACACGCGCTCATACGGTCCCGGTGGGCACCGATACGGGTTCGGCGGGGCCACCATCACGATTTGCTGGCCGTTTTCGATAGCATCCAGTTTGGCTTTCAGAAGCTGGGTCTGAGGACCAGCCTTCCAGGAATGCGGCATGATTTCAGCCGCTTCTTCTGAATAGCCAGGCACACTGTCGTAGATGAGATCAATGCCCGGGGACACGACCAGTCGGTCATAGGGCACTTTGGAACCGTCCGCCATAACGACCATCTTGGCATCCCGATCAACCGCATCTGCCATGCCGTTTACAACCGTGATGCCGTAGTTCGAAGCAAGTGTGTCGTAGCCGTGCGTTATGGAGTCGAAGTCGCGGAAACCGCCGAGATATAGGTTGGAAAAGAAGCAGGTGGTGTAGGCCGGGTTGGCTTCGATCAGAGTGACGTCAAGATCCTCACCGGCATCCTTGGCCATGTACCGGGCGGCCGTTGCGCCTCCGGCGCCGCCGCCGATAACGACGGCTTTCGGTTTCCCTTGCGCCCGGGCGTAGTACGGCAGGGCCAGGGATGTCGCCCCAGCGCCAACCAGAAGCCCAAAACTACGGCGTGTGAGATTTGGCATGTCATTTCCTCCCAAGTAAGCAGTTTGGCCTCTGCTATTGACTAAACCTCATTGCGGGTCGATGGACCCGAAATAGGCGGCCAAGGCTGCGATTTCCTCGTTGCCGAGGTTGACTGTCATGTTCTGCATGACCTGATGACTGCGGACATTTGTCTTGTACTCAAAGAGCGCCCGGATGAATGGTTTCTTAGGCCAGCCGATAATGGACGGGATGCCATCGGCCCGGCCGGAGACCTGATGACAGGTGACACATTCACTAGAAAGATATTCGCCATAGGCCATGTCGCCGTTGATCTGCATGGCAACAGCACCCATTTCCGGCGTAACAGTTTCCAGCTCTGGTTTTGACGCCGGCTCAGCTTTGGAAAGCTCTCTCAAGTAGGCGATAATGTGTGTGCGATCCTGACGGCCCGGCATGCCGCGATAGGACATACGGGTTCCGGGCACATATTCACGCGGCTTCTCGAGATAAAGGTCCAACGAGAACTCGTTCCAGACCATGCCTTCACTGCCGAGTTTCTTCATCGCACTGGAATACTTGAACCCTTCCAGGGTTCCGGCCGGGCGTTCAAAAAGCCCGTCGAGATGAG
This window of the Roseibium alexandrii DFL-11 genome carries:
- a CDS encoding TRAP transporter substrate-binding protein, with the translated sequence MKRRDFLKAGAIGATGAAATTLAAPAIAQDVRQWRMVTAWPKNLPGPGVAAQMLADRITTLSSGRIEVKLFAAGEIVPGNGVFDAVGQGTAELYHAVPAYWGSKSKGILLFGSQPFGLTAPEQAGWLIHGGGQALYDEMYGRFNLKPFLCGNSGPQWAGWFRNEINSVDDLKGLKFRSTGLASEMCSKLGMAVQAMSGPAMFQALQSGALDAGEFIGPWTDSALGYYQIAKNYYWPGVGEPSSAEECAVNLDAYNELPDDLKEVVTQACSSLYNDVLTEYNTKHAQALTGLVNDHGVMVRKLPDDVIVAMGNAAGEVIADLRADSDDLVKQITESFLGYRKLMRDYMPYADNGQMNARLLDYKYD
- a CDS encoding TRAP transporter small permease subunit, with protein sequence MEKFAGVLERLNSFIGNTLCWAALGMLMLQFVIVLLRYVFGYSFIFLDEGVLYFHAAIFMLGAGYTFLVNAHVRVDIFYAKASERTQAWIDIFGHLFLLTPALLILLWFSWPTVRSSWAILEGPISVGGIPASFLLKTLIPAYCILLLVQGAAALIRDISRLKATAA
- a CDS encoding TRAP transporter large permease, whose protein sequence is MSLPLDLMMFGALIAFILLGYPVAFTIAGVATGFALLGWMLGDFNIQLMGAMGQRFFGVLTNPVLTAIPLFVLMGVILEKSRIAEDLLETMGRLFGKMNGGLGVSVVLVGALLAASTGIVGATVVAMGLIALPTMLRNGYDPKLASGMVCTAGTLGQIIPPSTLLIILADVMSNAFQQAQYAQGKFTIETISVGQTFAAAMVPGLLLVAVYCVYIIGRAKLFPGDAPAMKESVEPPSGVEIASAIVPPILLIIAVLGSILGGVASPNEAASVGAVGAILLAGRRLGVPVKLIVLATFALLVLAVSAAAFPVRLQRSDVTIGGYVLAAIYAGLALFSLGVVLKILRAAFADGLLKSSLLSTLTVTSMIFATILMASFFSLVFVGLGGEDRVHELLKEMPGGATGALIFAMLFVFVLGFFLDFVEISVILLPVLIPPLILMGIDPIWLTVLIAINLQTSFLTPPFGFSLFYLRGAAPKEITTGQIYRGVVPFIGLQIAAVAILWMFPIIATWLPRWLY
- the mgrA gene encoding L-glyceraldehyde 3-phosphate reductase codes for the protein MTWTASPDRYTSMDYRRCGRSGLKLPLISLGLWHNFGDDTPHQRKQEIARTAFDLGITHFDLANNYGPAKGSAESAFGELLRTDFAPYRDEMIISSKAGYDMWPGPYGEWGSRKYLIASCDQSLKRMGLDYVDIFYSHRFDPDTPLEETMMALDHIVRSGRALYVGISSYNTKRTQEAAAILKELGTPCLIHQPSYSMINRWVEEDGLLDTLDDLGIGSIAFSPLAQGMLTNKYLKDIPEGSRATQGKSLQDQFLSDENLATIRTLNAIAERRGQTLAQMALAWVLRGGRVTTALIGASRAAQVIDCVGALNNLEFTEAELQEIDATAKDANINLWAASSEREGPSRKK
- a CDS encoding NAD(P)/FAD-dependent oxidoreductase, which codes for MPNLTRRSFGLLVGAGATSLALPYYARAQGKPKAVVIGGGAGGATAARYMAKDAGEDLDVTLIEANPAYTTCFFSNLYLGGFRDFDSITHGYDTLASNYGITVVNGMADAVDRDAKMVVMADGSKVPYDRLVVSPGIDLIYDSVPGYSEEAAEIMPHSWKAGPQTQLLKAKLDAIENGQQIVMVAPPNPYRCPPGPYERVSMMAHILKSKGLNDSKIVIIDPKPKFSKQALFQEGWDKHYPGMIEWYGPDVHGGIVKVDASTGEVETDLDTFQGDLVNVIPAQKAGMIASKAALANDSGFCAIDPASMRSKEDDSIFVIGDACIAGDMPKSGFSANSQAKVAAMTIRGDLTGSRVFPAKYSNTCWSLIETNDGVKVGAQYAPAEEKIASTSKFISQTGEDAGLRQATYEESIGWYKGITTDMFGA
- a CDS encoding c-type cytochrome, coding for MDQTQKNTAGFCAGSPDWKHAAWTQATIWIAGAMLLLAAPAMASDGDPIKGEKLFRACKACHQVGTNARNGVGPHLDGLFERPAGTLEGFKYSSAMKKLGSEGMVWNEFSLDLYLEKPREYVPGTRMSYRGMPGRQDRTHIIAYLRELSKAEPASKPELETVTPEMGAVAMQINGDMAYGEYLSSECVTCHQVSGRADGIPSIIGWPKKPFIRALFEYKTNVRSHQVMQNMTVNLGNEEIAALAAYFGSIDPQ